The genomic region GGCCGCCTCGTCTTCCGGAAGATGTGGAGCCGCACGGGATTGCGGCGTCACCCGGAACCCGGACAAGTCCGCCCGCAGCAGGTTCCTTGACTCCGGACGACCCAGCATATAGCCTGTTTCCCTGCCGTATCCGCGTCCGGCGCGGGGAAACCCGCGACGCACCCTCCCGAGACCGGGAAAGCGAATGAACCCCTCGATGGACAATCCGCTGATCGTTCAGTCCGACCACACGCTTCTTCTGGAAGTGAATCATCCTCACGCGGAGGCGGCCCGGGAAGCGGTGCTCCCCTTTACGGAGCTGTTGAAGTCCCCTGAGCATGTTCATACCTACCGGATCTCCCCGCTGTCGCTGTGGAATGCCGCCGCAGGCGGGCGAGAGGCGGACGAGGTGATCGAGACCCTGGATCTCTACAGCCGGTACCCTCTTCCTGTGAACCTGGTGGCGGAAGTCCGCAACCAGATGGGCCGCTACGGCCGTGTGGAGCTTCTCCCGGGGGGGCGCGGCGAGATTCTCCTGGCGGTCCGGGACCAGGCGACAGCGGCCGAGGTCTTCCCGGACCCGGCGCTTCAGCCGTTCATTCTCGGGAAGGACGGGCCTTGCCAGCTTCGCGTTCGAGCCTTGGATCGTGGAGAGGTCAAGCTGGCGCTGACCGGAATCGGCTATCCGGCGCGGGATCTGGTGGGTTTCGAAGACGGAGACCCCCTGCCGATCCAACTTGCGGAAACGCTCTCCTCCGGAGAGGAGTTCGCGCTGCGTCCGTACCAGCGGCGTTCGATCGACGCTTTCCATCAAAACGGAAGTCCCGAGGGCGGACAGGGGATTGTCGTCCTTCCGTGCGGGGCGGGGAAGACCATCGTGGGGATCGGCGCCATGGCGCAGACCGGTGCGCGCACGCTCATCCTCGTCACGAACATCGTGGCGGCGCGCCAGTGGATTCGCGAGATCCTCGAAAAGACGGACCTCACGGAAGATCAGATCGGCGAATACAACGGGGCCACCAAAGAGGTGCGGCCCGTGACGGTCGCCACCTATCAGATTCTTACCCACCGTCGTCGTCGCGACGGGGGCTTCCCGCACATGGATCTCTTCCGCAGCGTCAACTGGGGGCTGGTGATCTACGACGAAGTTCACATTCTTCCCGCCCCGGTGTTCCGCGCCACTTCGGAAATCCAGACTCGCCGAAGACTGGGGCTTACCGCGACCCTGGTCCGTGAGGACGGTCGCGAAACGGATGTCTTCAGCCTCATCGGACCGAAGTGCTACGAAGTTCCCTGGCGGGAGCTGGAGGTTCACGGGTGGATTGCGGAGGCCATCTGCTCAGAGATTCGCGTTCCCTTCCCGGACGACATTCGTCCCGCCTATGCCGCTGCGGAGAAGCGAAAGAAGTACCGGATCGCCGCGGAAAACCCGGTGAAGGGGGATGTGGTCGACCGGATCCTTCAGCAGCATCCGGAAGATCATGTGCTGATCATCGGCGGGTATCTGGACCAGCTTCGCACGCTGGCAGAGCGTCTCGACGCCCCGATCATCACCGGCCAGGTTCCCTCGGCGGAGCGCGAAGTGCTCTACGATGCATTCCGCCGGGG from Gemmatimonadota bacterium harbors:
- a CDS encoding DEAD/DEAH box helicase, which codes for MNPSMDNPLIVQSDHTLLLEVNHPHAEAAREAVLPFTELLKSPEHVHTYRISPLSLWNAAAGGREADEVIETLDLYSRYPLPVNLVAEVRNQMGRYGRVELLPGGRGEILLAVRDQATAAEVFPDPALQPFILGKDGPCQLRVRALDRGEVKLALTGIGYPARDLVGFEDGDPLPIQLAETLSSGEEFALRPYQRRSIDAFHQNGSPEGGQGIVVLPCGAGKTIVGIGAMAQTGARTLILVTNIVAARQWIREILEKTDLTEDQIGEYNGATKEVRPVTVATYQILTHRRRRDGGFPHMDLFRSVNWGLVIYDEVHILPAPVFRATSEIQTRRRLGLTATLVREDGRETDVFSLIGPKCYEVPWRELEVHGWIAEAICSEIRVPFPDDIRPAYAAAEKRKKYRIAAENPVKGDVVDRILQQHPEDHVLIIGGYLDQLRTLAERLDAPIITGQVPSAEREVLYDAFRRGEIRVLVVSKVANFAVDLPDANVAIQVSGAFGSRQEEAQRLGRILRPKESVARFYSLVTSNSCEQEFALKRQLFLTEQGYGYGVLDMKGIADLNRFLAPGLEPDPTAWVGT